In Paenibacillus sp. G2S3, a single window of DNA contains:
- a CDS encoding ABC transporter ATP-binding protein, translating into MKQWKSYFTFVRPYMKWIVFTLCIGMIKFSIPLTLPMILKYVVDDLLMNPAMSVEERVSQLMLILGGAFVLFVIVRGPVEYYRQYFAQLITSKILFDMRNKLYSHLQRLSLRYYQNTKVGEAISRFINDVEQTKNLVEVGMMNVWLDLFTLVFALGFMFYLNPVLALVSIAVLPFYAFAVSKLYKRLKVLTKDRSQALAGIQGYLHERIQGISIIRSFTMEKVDQKQFEDINGNFLKKAMAQTRWNAITFAIINTLTDIAPLLVIGYGGYQVIHGNLTVGTFVAFFGYLDRMYAPLRRLINSSTVLTQASASLERVLELLEEPYDIVDKPGARPLTNARGEIDFHNVWFKYNEENDWVLKDINLSIKPGQTVAFVGMSGGGKSSLISLIPRFYDISKGSLQMDGQDIQGLTQESLRRAVGMVLQDNFLFSGSVRDNILFGNPNATEEEVLSAAKAANAHDFIEQLPLGYDTEVGERGVKLSGGQKQRVAIARVFLKDPKVLILDEATSALDLESEHLIQQALQSLSSERTTLIVAHRLSTITHADQIVVLENGEITERGTHEELMGLDGSYARLFNVQHLDT; encoded by the coding sequence GTGAAGCAATGGAAATCATATTTTACTTTTGTACGTCCTTACATGAAATGGATTGTATTTACGCTCTGTATAGGCATGATCAAGTTCAGCATCCCGTTGACACTGCCTATGATTCTGAAATACGTAGTTGATGACCTGCTGATGAACCCTGCCATGAGTGTTGAGGAGCGGGTATCCCAATTGATGCTCATCCTCGGGGGCGCTTTTGTTTTATTCGTCATTGTAAGGGGACCGGTAGAATATTACCGGCAGTATTTTGCCCAGTTGATTACAAGCAAGATATTGTTCGATATGCGGAACAAGCTATACAGTCACTTACAGCGGTTGTCGCTAAGGTATTATCAGAATACAAAAGTGGGCGAAGCGATTTCGAGATTTATAAATGATGTAGAACAGACTAAAAATTTAGTAGAAGTCGGAATGATGAATGTATGGCTGGATTTATTTACGCTAGTGTTTGCGCTCGGGTTTATGTTTTATTTAAATCCGGTACTGGCGCTAGTATCTATCGCTGTCCTTCCATTTTACGCCTTTGCGGTAAGTAAACTATATAAACGACTTAAGGTGTTAACCAAAGACCGTTCACAAGCTCTGGCAGGCATTCAAGGCTATCTTCATGAACGGATTCAAGGCATATCGATCATTCGCAGCTTCACCATGGAAAAAGTGGATCAGAAGCAGTTTGAAGATATTAACGGTAACTTTCTCAAAAAAGCGATGGCTCAAACCCGTTGGAACGCGATTACCTTCGCGATTATTAACACATTAACGGATATTGCACCACTGCTAGTCATCGGATACGGTGGTTATCAAGTGATTCATGGCAATTTGACAGTCGGAACCTTTGTTGCTTTCTTCGGCTATCTTGACCGGATGTATGCGCCGTTGCGGCGATTAATTAATTCCTCGACAGTGCTTACACAAGCTTCGGCTTCCCTTGAACGGGTGCTTGAGCTGCTAGAAGAGCCTTATGATATCGTGGATAAACCGGGAGCGAGACCTCTGACGAATGCAAGAGGTGAAATTGATTTTCATAATGTATGGTTCAAATACAACGAAGAGAATGATTGGGTACTGAAGGATATCAATTTAAGTATTAAACCTGGACAGACGGTCGCTTTTGTCGGAATGAGTGGTGGTGGAAAGTCCTCTCTCATCAGCTTGATCCCGCGATTCTATGACATCAGCAAAGGTAGCCTCCAGATGGATGGTCAGGATATACAAGGTTTGACGCAAGAGAGTTTACGAAGAGCTGTTGGGATGGTACTTCAAGATAACTTCTTATTTAGTGGATCTGTACGAGATAATATTTTGTTCGGTAATCCTAATGCTACAGAGGAGGAAGTCCTATCTGCTGCGAAAGCTGCGAACGCACATGATTTTATTGAGCAGCTGCCGCTAGGCTATGACACAGAGGTGGGAGAACGTGGAGTGAAGCTGTCCGGCGGGCAAAAGCAACGGGTTGCCATAGCAAGGGTGTTTCTTAAAGACCCTAAGGTTCTTATTTTAGACGAAGCTACGTCAGCGCTGGATCTGGAATCAGAGCATTTAATTCAACAAGCGCTGCAATCTCTCTCGTCGGAACGTACTACACTTATTGTTGCGCATAGGCTGTCTACCATTACACATGCGGATCAGATCGTTGTGCTTGAGAATGGTGAAATTACAGAACGTGGTACACATGAAGAACTGATGGGGCTAGATGGAAGTTATGCGAGATTGTTTAACGTACAGCATTTGGATACATGA
- a CDS encoding extracellular solute-binding protein, with protein sequence MRRFILSLALLSMLTSLGSCGKQSAPPPEQVAEEINLRIAWWGSDFRNNATIQVIHMYEQQHPHVKIEYDYSAFNEYWKKLAPSAAGNVLPDIIQMDISYLSQYGSLDLLQDLRPYIQSGLIDTSNISGSNLAGGKLGEQLYGFNLGINALYSVYDPEVLKAQGIKPPGPDWNWEDFEQIGVTLKEQGEGIYLGTYLTPEQFFAYYLRQNTASLFSSDGKALGYNDDRLFIEYFGRMQRLMQDKLVYGPDIWTLDINKPDQDPFYKGQALFGWGYSNQFISTVKSYGKPLAIATMPGPNQDRGLFLKPGMFFSISKSSKQKEEAAKFIDFFINNLEANKVLKGERGVPVSSAIKEQMKPFIEPELAQVFEYIEWVEQNSSPMDPPDPVGSSEVTGVLRELYDLLMFSQITPEKAAEQFRHRAEDILSHNK encoded by the coding sequence ATGCGTAGATTCATACTCAGTTTGGCACTGCTAAGCATGCTCACAAGTCTTGGAAGCTGCGGGAAACAAAGTGCTCCCCCACCAGAGCAAGTTGCCGAGGAAATTAACCTCCGTATTGCCTGGTGGGGGAGTGACTTTCGTAACAATGCTACAATTCAGGTTATCCATATGTACGAACAACAGCATCCGCATGTGAAGATTGAATATGATTACAGTGCTTTTAATGAATATTGGAAAAAGCTTGCACCTAGTGCAGCCGGCAATGTATTGCCCGATATTATTCAAATGGATATTTCTTATCTGTCTCAATATGGATCGCTGGATTTGCTGCAAGACTTGAGACCTTATATCCAAAGTGGACTCATAGATACGAGCAACATCAGTGGCAGCAACCTCGCAGGGGGTAAACTGGGCGAGCAGCTCTATGGTTTTAACTTGGGCATTAATGCTTTATACAGTGTGTATGATCCAGAAGTTTTGAAGGCACAAGGAATAAAACCTCCGGGGCCAGATTGGAATTGGGAAGATTTTGAGCAGATAGGGGTTACGTTAAAGGAACAAGGAGAAGGGATTTACTTAGGGACTTATCTCACACCGGAGCAGTTTTTTGCTTACTATTTGCGGCAAAATACCGCGAGCTTGTTCTCAAGTGATGGCAAAGCTTTGGGATATAACGATGACCGGTTATTTATCGAATATTTTGGACGCATGCAGCGGCTAATGCAGGATAAGCTGGTTTATGGACCGGATATATGGACGCTGGATATTAATAAGCCTGATCAAGATCCCTTTTATAAAGGGCAAGCACTGTTTGGATGGGGATATTCCAATCAATTTATCAGTACGGTAAAGAGTTATGGGAAACCTCTGGCTATAGCCACCATGCCCGGCCCCAACCAAGACCGTGGCCTATTTCTGAAGCCGGGTATGTTCTTCTCTATTTCGAAAAGCTCGAAGCAAAAGGAGGAAGCAGCAAAGTTTATTGATTTTTTCATAAATAATTTAGAAGCTAATAAAGTGCTTAAAGGTGAACGAGGGGTTCCTGTCTCCTCGGCTATCAAAGAACAGATGAAACCATTTATAGAGCCAGAGCTTGCACAGGTCTTTGAATATATTGAATGGGTGGAGCAAAATAGCAGCCCGATGGACCCACCTGATCCGGTGGGCTCTTCAGAGGTGACTGGTGTATTACGTGAGTTATATGATTTGCTTATGTTCAGTCAGATTACACCAGAGAAGGCTGCAGAACAGTTCCGGCATCGAGCGGAAGATATTTTGTCTCATAACAAATAG
- a CDS encoding ABC transporter ATP-binding protein: MTNREELNFTDTGIDATPLIALEQISKQFARRTVLEDVSMVVEMGTVTALIGRNGSGKSTLLSILAGLIHVSSGKLSRIHHNMRTGYAPEIFPGSKLSPEQYLRSMGQISGLAPAQIEQELTMLFELFLLENFRTQSMLNFSKGMLQKINLIQSLMGSPSLLLLDEPMSGLDLSSMNKLVDLLIDLKNKGTAIVFSVHEPQWIEMLADHVHVLQGGRIVKSIVGSEKLRANPTTYIRVSNLSIQNQLHLKGMTGFISLDEVKDSAYSDGIGLTVEASHSDTFLRFVLEAGGSIQSVDPRGGRDGIELWMNPATRAKEVDL; the protein is encoded by the coding sequence GTGACAAACAGAGAGGAACTTAACTTTACAGACACTGGCATAGATGCTACTCCCCTAATAGCATTAGAACAAATCAGTAAGCAATTTGCACGACGAACAGTGTTGGAAGACGTTTCGATGGTCGTTGAAATGGGAACTGTCACTGCACTTATCGGAAGGAATGGTTCTGGTAAAAGCACGCTGCTATCTATCCTAGCTGGACTCATCCATGTTTCCTCAGGTAAGTTGAGTCGCATTCATCATAATATGAGGACCGGATATGCACCTGAAATTTTTCCAGGATCGAAGCTTTCCCCAGAGCAGTATTTGCGAAGCATGGGTCAGATTAGCGGACTTGCCCCAGCTCAGATCGAGCAGGAATTAACAATGTTATTCGAACTGTTTCTGTTGGAGAATTTTCGTACACAATCTATGTTAAACTTCTCCAAAGGGATGCTGCAAAAAATAAATCTGATCCAAAGCTTAATGGGAAGTCCCTCATTGCTGCTTCTTGATGAGCCTATGTCGGGATTGGATCTCTCTTCCATGAATAAGCTTGTTGACCTTCTAATAGATTTGAAGAACAAGGGCACAGCCATAGTATTCTCGGTACATGAGCCTCAGTGGATAGAAATGCTAGCCGACCATGTCCATGTACTTCAAGGAGGAAGGATTGTTAAGTCCATTGTGGGGTCTGAGAAGTTGAGAGCTAACCCCACTACTTATATCCGAGTATCCAATCTGTCTATTCAGAATCAGCTGCATCTGAAGGGTATGACAGGGTTTATTTCTTTAGATGAAGTTAAGGATAGTGCTTATAGTGATGGTATAGGGCTGACTGTAGAGGCTTCACATTCTGACACCTTTCTGCGGTTTGTATTAGAAGCGGGTGGCTCAATTCAATCGGTAGATCCCCGAGGGGGACGTGATGGTATAGAACTGTGGATGAACCCAGCGACCAGAGCTAAGGAGGTCGATTTATGA
- a CDS encoding ABC transporter transmembrane domain-containing protein — protein MFSVLRNLGWFFRREKRRYLIGLILLIGVGVLELFPPRLLGNAIDDIVRGSITTASLAKYIGMILILLLVIYWITYIWMHKLFGGSNLVERLLRSRFMNHLMTMTPSFFERNRTGDLMARATNDIRAVSATVGFGMLTLVDSTIYLTVVLFAMGFLVSWKLTLAAVLPLPLIAIAMIFYGKAIHDRYSLAQDAFGDMNDQVLESISGVRVIRAYVQERLDEKRFSDITEDVYNKNMAVARVDAFFEPTIRFCVGLSYIIGLTYGIYLVFRNQITLGDLVSFNMYLGMIVWPMFAIGELINIMQRGGASLERIDETLNSKADVQSAANPVHVANPTQIELNNVTFRYPSSTIDNLTNVSLNLNQGQTLGVVGRTGSGKSTLLKQLLREYPTGNGEILISGVPIQQISLDQLHSWMGYVPQEQILFSKSVRQNIQFGLDNADDDTIMKAITAAAFQNDLGTLSDGLDTLVGERGVSLSGGQKQRVSLSRAFIANPDVLILDDALSAVDARTEAQIIENIRQERAGKTTLISTHRLSAVQHADMIVVLDNGHIVERGTHQELLDMNGWYREQYDRQQVENNLSND, from the coding sequence TTGTTCTCCGTTCTCCGTAATCTCGGCTGGTTCTTTCGCCGAGAAAAAAGGCGTTACCTGATTGGCCTGATCTTACTTATTGGTGTAGGTGTTCTTGAATTATTCCCCCCACGTCTGCTAGGCAATGCCATTGACGACATAGTACGCGGTTCTATTACTACAGCATCATTAGCCAAATATATTGGCATGATCCTCATTTTACTGCTAGTCATTTATTGGATTACCTACATATGGATGCACAAATTATTCGGAGGCTCCAACCTCGTAGAGCGCCTGCTGCGCTCGAGATTTATGAATCATTTGATGACCATGACCCCTTCGTTTTTCGAACGCAATCGAACGGGTGACCTGATGGCTCGGGCAACCAACGATATCAGAGCTGTCTCTGCTACCGTTGGATTCGGGATGCTCACCCTGGTGGATTCTACAATCTACCTTACAGTCGTACTGTTCGCTATGGGTTTTCTCGTCAGCTGGAAGCTGACTCTTGCAGCGGTATTACCATTACCACTAATTGCGATAGCTATGATTTTTTATGGTAAAGCGATCCATGATCGTTACAGCTTAGCACAAGATGCATTCGGAGATATGAATGATCAGGTTCTCGAATCTATCTCAGGTGTGCGGGTTATCCGTGCTTATGTACAAGAGAGACTTGATGAGAAGCGTTTCTCGGACATTACAGAAGATGTATACAACAAGAACATGGCCGTCGCCCGTGTCGATGCCTTCTTCGAACCGACGATTCGGTTCTGCGTAGGACTCAGCTACATTATCGGTCTTACCTATGGGATTTATCTTGTGTTCCGTAATCAGATCACGCTAGGTGATCTTGTCTCCTTCAATATGTACCTCGGAATGATCGTATGGCCGATGTTCGCCATTGGAGAGCTAATTAACATCATGCAACGTGGTGGTGCCTCTCTCGAACGTATTGATGAGACGCTAAACTCCAAAGCGGATGTTCAGAGTGCTGCTAACCCGGTTCACGTTGCAAATCCTACCCAAATTGAACTTAACAATGTGACCTTCCGTTATCCTTCATCGACGATTGACAATCTAACTAATGTCAGCCTGAACCTGAACCAAGGGCAAACACTAGGTGTAGTCGGTCGCACGGGTAGCGGTAAATCAACGCTTCTCAAACAGCTTCTTAGAGAATATCCGACAGGCAATGGTGAAATTCTCATCTCTGGTGTTCCTATTCAACAGATTTCATTGGATCAACTGCATAGCTGGATGGGTTATGTTCCTCAAGAACAGATTCTTTTCTCCAAATCAGTACGTCAGAATATTCAATTTGGTCTAGACAACGCGGATGACGATACGATCATGAAAGCCATCACAGCTGCCGCCTTCCAAAATGACTTAGGAACATTATCCGACGGTCTAGATACGTTGGTTGGTGAACGTGGAGTATCCTTATCCGGTGGACAAAAACAACGTGTATCCTTATCCAGAGCCTTTATCGCAAATCCAGATGTACTGATTCTGGACGATGCCTTATCCGCTGTTGACGCTCGAACTGAAGCTCAGATCATTGAGAATATTCGCCAAGAGCGTGCAGGTAAGACTACATTGATCTCTACGCACCGCCTCTCTGCTGTTCAACATGCCGACATGATCGTCGTACTTGATAACGGACATATCGTTGAACGTGGTACGCATCAGGAGCTATTGGATATGAATGGCTGGTACCGCGAGCAGTATGACCGGCAGCAAGTAGAGAATAATTTATCGAATGATTAA
- a CDS encoding ABC transporter ATP-binding protein, whose protein sequence is MTKSTGKRLLEYALTAKKTFIAALILLSIGVAAELAGPFIAKSMIDNHMLAIEKPYFSTTSPDEAVQYNNAYYKRGDRFEPGEAKGQEIRILQSGRSFYFINEAVTQSDGERKFSNGEMHITRGQDEVIYPAVKLSADELFDFYKPELPGIYQLVGLYAIFLVISIFAEFGKTYWLQSSANQVIRKLRTDVYAHIQRLPVYFFDNLPAGKVVSRVTNDTEAIKDLFIAVLSNFSTGIINITGVYIALFLLDVRLGLISLFIIPILILWIVLYRKIATKYNTIIRSRLSEINAIINESIQGMSIVRIFRRQKQLGEEFEHLNDDYLKYQNKMLNLNAFTSHNLVNSLRSLSFVMVLWYFGHGSITGSTFVSLGVLYAFVDVLGRLFQPITGMVNQLANLDTSMVSAGRVFTLMDEPGENVTDGSMPRYKGKVEFKNVSFAYKKDFVLRDISFEARPGETVALVGHTGSGKSSIINLLFRFYDPQKGEITIDGQKVTDIPKQWLRNHMGIVLQDPYLFTGTIASNVSLGDERISRERVERALREVGADKLLAHLPQGFDEPVIEKGSTLSAGQRQLISFARALSFDPAILILDEATSNIDTETESIIQDALEVLKKGRTTFIIAHRLSTIRSADQILVLHHGEIVERGSHDELMALGGRYFRMYQLQVGAGSNSIDNNNGAPSRPSLGSLQPSLEKM, encoded by the coding sequence TTGACAAAGAGTACAGGCAAACGCCTGCTTGAATACGCATTGACCGCAAAAAAAACCTTTATCGCAGCCCTTATACTCCTCTCCATCGGGGTAGCGGCAGAGCTGGCAGGTCCATTTATCGCCAAAAGCATGATTGACAATCATATGTTGGCCATCGAAAAGCCTTATTTTAGTACTACATCACCAGATGAGGCGGTTCAGTATAACAACGCTTATTACAAACGCGGAGACCGATTCGAGCCCGGGGAAGCTAAGGGGCAAGAAATTCGCATTCTTCAATCGGGACGAAGTTTCTACTTTATCAATGAAGCCGTAACACAATCCGATGGTGAAAGAAAGTTCAGTAATGGTGAAATGCATATCACGCGCGGCCAGGATGAAGTCATCTATCCTGCGGTTAAGCTTTCAGCGGATGAACTGTTTGATTTTTACAAACCTGAGCTCCCTGGTATTTATCAGCTGGTCGGTTTGTACGCTATCTTCCTAGTCATCTCGATCTTTGCCGAATTCGGTAAAACCTATTGGCTGCAATCTTCGGCGAATCAGGTAATCCGAAAACTACGTACAGATGTATATGCGCATATCCAGCGACTTCCGGTTTACTTTTTTGACAACTTGCCAGCAGGTAAGGTAGTGTCACGCGTAACTAATGATACCGAGGCGATTAAGGATCTATTCATTGCCGTTCTCTCCAATTTCAGTACCGGTATTATTAATATTACTGGTGTATACATCGCCTTGTTCTTGCTCGATGTTCGGCTAGGTCTGATCAGCTTGTTCATCATCCCAATTCTTATTCTTTGGATCGTGCTCTATCGGAAAATCGCTACCAAATACAATACGATCATCCGCTCACGTCTGAGTGAGATCAACGCTATCATTAATGAATCGATTCAAGGAATGTCCATTGTTCGTATATTCCGCCGCCAGAAGCAGCTTGGTGAAGAATTTGAGCATCTGAACGATGACTACTTGAAATATCAGAATAAAATGCTAAATCTGAATGCCTTCACCTCCCACAACCTAGTGAACTCTCTACGCAGTCTCTCTTTTGTGATGGTGCTTTGGTATTTCGGACATGGCAGTATTACGGGTTCTACATTTGTATCTTTAGGTGTTCTGTACGCCTTCGTCGATGTGCTTGGACGTTTGTTCCAACCGATTACAGGTATGGTGAATCAGCTCGCAAACCTCGACACATCTATGGTATCTGCGGGTCGTGTATTTACTCTTATGGATGAGCCTGGGGAGAATGTTACCGATGGTTCCATGCCGCGCTATAAAGGAAAAGTGGAGTTTAAGAACGTATCTTTTGCTTATAAAAAAGACTTCGTCCTTCGCGATATTTCTTTTGAGGCACGTCCAGGCGAAACTGTTGCACTAGTCGGTCACACCGGTTCCGGAAAAAGCTCGATTATCAACTTGTTATTCCGGTTCTATGATCCGCAAAAAGGAGAAATCACGATTGATGGCCAGAAGGTTACAGATATTCCGAAGCAGTGGCTACGCAATCACATGGGGATTGTTCTGCAAGATCCTTACCTCTTCACTGGCACTATTGCTTCCAATGTCAGCCTGGGGGATGAACGAATCTCACGCGAACGGGTAGAACGGGCTTTACGGGAAGTCGGAGCAGATAAATTGCTAGCCCACCTTCCTCAAGGTTTTGATGAACCCGTTATTGAAAAAGGAAGCACCTTATCTGCAGGTCAGCGGCAATTGATTTCTTTTGCCAGAGCGCTCTCCTTCGACCCAGCTATTCTAATTCTTGATGAAGCTACCTCCAATATCGATACGGAGACAGAAAGCATCATTCAAGATGCACTAGAAGTTCTTAAAAAAGGACGTACCACATTTATCATCGCACACCGTCTATCCACGATTCGCAGCGCTGATCAGATTCTTGTTCTGCATCACGGAGAGATTGTAGAGCGCGGAAGCCACGATGAGCTGATGGCACTCGGCGGCAGATACTTCCGGATGTACCAGCTACAAGTAGGTGCTGGTTCTAACAGTATAGACAATAATAATGGTGCACCCTCCCGACCTTCGTTAGGCAGCTTGCAACCATCGCTAGAGAAAATGTAA
- a CDS encoding winged helix DNA-binding domain-containing protein encodes MRTYNVTKKQARLFLLAHQKLTKGALPAGKLSIYDYVRHVGCIQYDPLNIAGHNHELVLQARVPGFTPEQAQELLYQDRLLVDGWDKNMSIYCTEDWPYFKRRRDASATYHQANEPVMTTVEQVREELLKRGPLSSLDLEGKDKVDWAWAPARLTRAALESMYFWGEVVVHHRVHTRRYYDFAERLLPHKLLNGEDPNPTDEQFHDWYVLRRIGSIGLLWNKSGDGWLGISGLKSKERTAAIQRLLQSDSLREVLVEGIKLPLYIRSMDALTLEAVIQQESEDAESPSSYSFAAVIAPLDNLIWDRELIRQLFGFHYRWEVYKPALEREYGYYVLPLLYNDRFIARFEPVMDKKSQTLNIMNWWWEPGERLTPEMLPALGEALSALSSCVRASKIHFRPEVVEDCGLEGLLV; translated from the coding sequence ATGCGTACATACAATGTTACTAAGAAGCAAGCTCGACTTTTTCTCCTGGCTCACCAAAAGTTAACTAAAGGCGCTCTTCCTGCCGGTAAACTTAGCATTTATGATTATGTTCGTCATGTAGGCTGTATCCAATATGATCCACTTAACATCGCAGGCCATAACCATGAGCTTGTCCTCCAAGCACGAGTTCCCGGGTTCACACCTGAGCAAGCTCAAGAGCTATTGTATCAAGACAGACTCCTAGTAGATGGCTGGGACAAGAACATGTCCATTTATTGTACAGAGGACTGGCCTTATTTTAAACGGAGAAGAGATGCATCAGCCACATACCATCAGGCTAATGAGCCAGTAATGACAACAGTAGAACAAGTTCGTGAAGAGCTATTAAAGCGTGGTCCCCTCTCCTCTCTGGATTTAGAAGGTAAGGACAAGGTGGATTGGGCTTGGGCTCCGGCTAGATTAACACGGGCAGCTTTGGAAAGTATGTACTTTTGGGGAGAAGTCGTCGTTCATCATCGTGTTCATACCCGCCGGTATTATGATTTCGCTGAACGTCTGCTTCCTCATAAGCTTTTAAACGGTGAAGACCCTAACCCCACGGATGAACAATTTCATGATTGGTATGTGCTGCGTAGAATAGGTAGCATCGGACTATTATGGAATAAATCTGGCGATGGATGGCTTGGGATTTCTGGTCTAAAGAGCAAGGAACGTACTGCAGCGATTCAAAGGCTGTTACAAAGCGATAGCCTCAGGGAAGTTCTAGTGGAGGGTATTAAGCTCCCACTCTACATCCGTAGCATGGACGCTCTAACTTTAGAAGCTGTAATACAGCAGGAGTCAGAAGATGCTGAGAGTCCTTCAAGTTATTCGTTTGCAGCTGTAATAGCTCCCCTGGATAACTTAATATGGGATCGAGAGCTGATCCGACAATTATTTGGATTTCATTATCGCTGGGAAGTCTATAAACCAGCCTTGGAACGGGAGTACGGTTATTATGTACTGCCTTTATTATATAATGATCGTTTTATTGCGAGATTTGAACCGGTGATGGATAAGAAGAGCCAAACATTGAACATTATGAATTGGTGGTGGGAACCGGGTGAGCGCCTAACACCAGAGATGCTTCCGGCGTTAGGCGAAGCTCTATCTGCACTATCAAGCTGCGTTAGAGCTTCTAAGATTCATTTTAGACCGGAGGTTGTAGAGGACTGCGGATTAGAAGGGTTATTAGTGTAA
- a CDS encoding HesB/YadR/YfhF family protein translates to MNMEISQAAAAWFKRELDLNNGDYIRLFPRYSSGGGLHPGFSLGIATEAPARPAIQVEQDGILFYMEEQDLWYMEGYGLTIVYSEAEDDIEYKYEAKLVPGEVEV, encoded by the coding sequence ATGAACATGGAAATTAGTCAAGCAGCGGCAGCTTGGTTTAAAAGAGAACTGGATCTTAACAATGGAGACTATATTCGTTTATTTCCCCGCTATAGCTCGGGAGGTGGACTTCACCCTGGCTTCTCACTAGGGATCGCAACAGAGGCTCCTGCACGACCGGCAATACAGGTTGAACAAGACGGTATTTTGTTCTACATGGAGGAGCAGGACTTATGGTATATGGAAGGCTACGGCTTAACTATTGTGTATTCTGAGGCAGAGGATGACATTGAATATAAGTATGAAGCCAAGTTGGTACCTGGTGAAGTAGAGGTATAA
- a CDS encoding ADP-heptose synthase → MSRQFVTEAVMMAIYGQLLISSSPVEYIVPYTTVMELYELRDSDDPLMNRPDDDKHVKLKIGELIAYFEEPLNAKKINRCLAVPWAKSSGILLGGQSKITIINSMDTAVYGETFDPIETELLLSSQREKVPILTDQFELIQRIIEGGVPVQVYDIDDFDFAMEEETFHNSH, encoded by the coding sequence ATGTCTAGACAATTTGTGACGGAAGCCGTCATGATGGCGATTTACGGCCAGCTTCTCATATCGAGCAGCCCTGTAGAATATATAGTGCCTTATACGACTGTGATGGAATTATACGAACTGCGGGATAGTGATGATCCGTTAATGAACCGTCCAGATGATGACAAGCATGTCAAACTCAAGATTGGTGAGCTCATTGCCTATTTCGAAGAGCCACTTAATGCTAAAAAAATCAACCGCTGTCTGGCCGTTCCTTGGGCAAAAAGCTCCGGTATTCTATTAGGCGGACAATCAAAGATTACCATCATTAACAGCATGGATACCGCCGTTTACGGCGAAACGTTCGATCCTATCGAAACGGAGCTCCTATTGTCCTCTCAACGTGAGAAGGTGCCTATTCTTACCGACCAATTCGAGCTGATTCAACGCATTATTGAAGGTGGAGTCCCTGTTCAAGTATACGACATCGACGATTTCGATTTTGCTATGGAGGAAGAAACGTTTCACAATTCGCACTGA